From the genome of Cytobacillus firmus, one region includes:
- a CDS encoding lipopolysaccharide biosynthesis protein — MRTSNSIKNISISILSQIVIVILGFVSRKAFLDSLGIDYLGVNGLLTNVLSIMALVEGGIGISIVYNLYKPLAEDDRNKVIALVQLYKKVYGILSIIILFISICIYPFLGTLIKNGNSIADITLIYSLFVLKNIVSYLNAHKWSLINADQKGYVLAKIDLMFQVFTSIAKIIILITTKSYILYLIFELIIYVIQNLINGSIVNKRYSYIKTKEKYPLDKSTKENLVKNVKAMFLHNIGGFLVFGIDNILISSFIGLATVGIYSNYTMIINQLAALVKPVLGGIDSSIGNLIATESSDKNYSIFKVTYLVNFWLYSLCVIVLFNLLEPLISWWLGSQYILNNLTFIIVLLNFYLTGMRTAIATFKNKAGLFVQDKYAPLFEGFINLIASLFLVKYFGLAGIFIGTTISTLTTVFWTQPVIVYKYVFKRSVFLYFKKYIVFGLLTLAACFITTIICNSLIIGDNFLALAGKGLISLIVPNVIYIVIFYKSKEFQYLINIALSVLKIKLPRGKTKAVG, encoded by the coding sequence ATGAGAACTAGTAATTCAATAAAGAATATTTCTATAAGTATTTTATCACAAATAGTTATTGTAATTTTAGGGTTTGTATCAAGGAAAGCTTTCCTAGACAGTCTAGGTATTGATTATCTAGGTGTTAATGGCCTTTTAACGAATGTATTATCGATAATGGCATTAGTTGAAGGCGGCATCGGGATAAGTATTGTTTACAACTTATACAAGCCACTTGCTGAGGATGATAGAAATAAGGTTATCGCATTAGTTCAATTATACAAAAAAGTTTATGGTATTTTATCAATAATAATTTTATTTATTAGTATATGTATATATCCCTTTTTAGGGACCTTAATAAAGAATGGCAATTCTATTGCTGATATTACATTAATCTATTCCTTGTTTGTTTTAAAGAATATAGTCTCATATCTGAATGCTCATAAGTGGTCCTTAATTAATGCGGATCAAAAAGGTTATGTACTAGCGAAAATTGATTTGATGTTTCAAGTTTTTACTTCTATAGCTAAGATAATAATCCTTATTACAACTAAGAGTTATATTCTTTATTTGATATTCGAATTAATAATTTATGTAATTCAAAATTTAATAAATGGCAGCATTGTTAACAAAAGATATTCATATATTAAAACTAAAGAAAAGTATCCTTTGGATAAGAGTACTAAAGAGAATTTAGTTAAAAATGTAAAAGCAATGTTTTTACACAATATAGGAGGTTTCCTTGTATTTGGAATAGATAATATTCTAATATCTTCCTTTATTGGATTAGCAACTGTAGGAATTTACTCGAATTATACAATGATCATTAATCAATTGGCAGCTTTAGTAAAACCAGTGCTAGGTGGAATTGATTCAAGTATAGGAAATCTAATTGCTACTGAAAGCAGCGATAAAAACTATTCGATTTTTAAGGTAACTTATTTAGTTAACTTTTGGCTCTATTCATTATGTGTGATAGTTTTATTTAACTTATTAGAGCCATTAATTAGTTGGTGGTTAGGAAGTCAATATATTCTTAATAATCTAACCTTTATAATAGTTTTGCTTAATTTCTACTTGACAGGAATGAGAACAGCAATTGCAACTTTTAAAAATAAAGCAGGTTTATTTGTCCAGGATAAGTATGCACCATTATTTGAAGGTTTTATAAATTTAATAGCATCTTTATTTTTAGTAAAATACTTTGGTTTAGCAGGAATATTTATAGGGACAACAATTAGTACTCTTACAACTGTGTTTTGGACGCAGCCAGTAATAGTATATAAGTATGTGTTTAAAAGATCTGTTTTTTTGTATTTCAAAAAGTATATTGTATTTGGATTATTAACATTAGCTGCTTGTTTTATTACAACAATAATATGTAATAGCCTAATAATTGGAGATAACTTTTTGGCCCTTGCTGGAAAGGGATTAATTAGTTTAATAGTACCTAATGTAATTTATATTGTCATTTTTTATAAAAGTAAGGAGTTTCAGTACTTAATTAATATTGCTCTTTCAGTATTGAAAATTAAGTTGCCGAGAGGTAAAACTAAGGCCGTTGGATAA
- a CDS encoding SP_1767 family glycosyltransferase, whose protein sequence is MKKFILLIYNKFVSAKGNLMIFFNKVIARIIPRPMVKTTDETLTKLINGSFSMSRFGDGEFGLMQGKSLLFQPYSKELSQRLKQIIKSNNKQHLVCIPNVFDNVDWCTENSKTYWIKYLNRNRSKIYKIIGKRKQYYDSLVTRLYIDHKDKSNAEERFRKFKKLWTKREIVIVEGDKSRLGIGNDLFHNAKSMERIICPSTNAFDKYEEIFEEVKNQNRSKLILIALGPTATVLAYDLSLLGYQAIDIGHIDIEYEWFLQKATEKRPIQNKYIGEIPNGTVVNDINDEKYESEILTRVG, encoded by the coding sequence ATGAAAAAATTTATATTACTAATTTACAATAAATTTGTATCTGCAAAAGGGAATTTAATGATTTTTTTTAATAAAGTTATTGCCAGAATAATACCACGACCGATGGTAAAAACAACTGATGAGACATTAACCAAATTAATAAATGGTAGTTTTTCCATGAGTAGATTCGGGGATGGTGAATTTGGACTAATGCAAGGGAAGAGTTTGTTGTTTCAACCTTACTCAAAAGAATTAAGTCAAAGATTAAAACAAATTATAAAGAGTAACAATAAACAACATTTAGTATGTATTCCCAATGTTTTTGATAATGTAGATTGGTGTACAGAAAATTCAAAGACTTATTGGATAAAATACTTAAATCGAAACCGTAGCAAAATATATAAAATAATAGGTAAGAGGAAACAATATTATGATTCCTTAGTTACTAGATTATATATAGATCATAAAGATAAAAGCAATGCTGAAGAAAGGTTTAGGAAATTTAAGAAGTTATGGACTAAAAGAGAGATAGTCATTGTAGAAGGTGATAAAAGTAGACTGGGAATAGGTAATGATTTATTCCATAATGCCAAATCAATGGAAAGAATAATTTGTCCATCTACAAATGCGTTTGATAAATACGAAGAAATTTTTGAAGAAGTTAAAAACCAAAATAGGTCAAAACTAATCTTAATTGCGCTTGGGCCAACAGCAACAGTTTTAGCATATGATCTATCATTATTAGGATATCAAGCCATTGATATTGGTCACATTGACATAGAATATGAATGGTTCTTGCAAAAGGCTACCGAAAAGCGTCCTATACAAAATAAATATATTGGTGAAATTCCTAACGGAACAGTGGTGAATGATATTAATGATGAGAAATATGAAAGCGAAATTTTAACCAGAGTTGGATAG
- a CDS encoding glycosyltransferase family 2 protein, translating to MNTKISIIVPVYKVEQYLHKCIDSILAQTFKEFELILINDGSPDRCGEICEAYAKKDTRVKVIHKENGGQASARNMGLDIACGKYVGFVDSDDWIEPDMYELLYSLCETYECDIANCTSKIHYKDRLKINGTHSLIIHDKKQAMKEMLKGELYDEVVWTKLIKRSLLEDIRFPVGITYEDTAFTYKLIHKCNKVCCIGSPKYNYIKHEGSTMDNAVKNIKIDAVLVYEEMYKFISKYYSELTSLVVLKLSNSSLVVLRMIVENGDFNQHKKDYYKVAMILNSYFNQTIKLNYLPRNVKILLAALRVHPKIYKFLIGFINKGWLI from the coding sequence ATGAATACTAAAATTAGTATTATTGTTCCAGTTTATAAAGTAGAACAGTATTTACATAAATGTATTGATTCTATATTAGCTCAAACTTTTAAAGAATTTGAATTGATACTTATTAACGATGGCTCTCCTGATAGGTGTGGAGAAATTTGTGAGGCTTATGCTAAAAAAGATACAAGAGTTAAAGTAATTCATAAAGAAAATGGAGGTCAAGCATCTGCAAGAAATATGGGATTAGATATAGCCTGTGGTAAATATGTTGGATTTGTTGATAGTGATGACTGGATAGAGCCAGATATGTATGAGTTACTCTATAGTCTTTGTGAAACTTATGAGTGTGATATTGCAAATTGTACCAGTAAAATTCATTATAAAGATCGACTAAAGATCAACGGTACACATTCATTAATAATACATGATAAAAAACAAGCAATGAAGGAAATGCTTAAGGGCGAGTTATATGATGAAGTTGTTTGGACAAAGTTAATTAAAAGAAGCTTATTAGAAGATATACGATTTCCAGTTGGTATAACCTATGAAGATACTGCTTTTACTTATAAACTAATTCATAAATGTAATAAGGTTTGTTGTATTGGCTCCCCCAAATATAATTATATTAAGCATGAAGGAAGCACAATGGATAATGCCGTAAAGAATATAAAGATTGATGCGGTTCTAGTGTATGAAGAAATGTATAAGTTTATTAGTAAGTATTACTCTGAATTAACTAGTTTGGTAGTTTTAAAATTATCAAATAGCTCACTTGTTGTTTTAAGAATGATCGTGGAAAATGGTGATTTCAACCAGCATAAGAAAGATTATTATAAGGTAGCAATGATATTAAATAGTTACTTCAATCAAACAATAAAACTTAATTACTTACCTAGAAATGTAAAGATATTATTAGCAGCTCTGAGAGTTCACCCAAAAATATATAAATTCCTTATAGGTTTTATAAATAAAGGATGGTTAATATGA
- a CDS encoding glycosyltransferase — MKKKVLFMVSSMNIGGVEKSLISLLSAIPKDKYDITLMLLEKKGGFLEYIPEWVKVEESTWFKDVKPIIMQPPQQTVKHFLNKKMFLKVISFINAYFISKYFKNRYLYYQNVLKAVPNNLNKYDIAISYQGPTDIIDYYIANKVSAKKKISWVHFDVSKHTINEKLYEKLYRSYEKIYVVSKQAKKNLIEKLPGINKKVEVFMNIIPKEVIKEMSKIPVGFDNDYKGLKIVTVGRLSKEKGQDIAIKVLSRLRSEGYEVRWYCIGEGIDGAEYEQLIQRYSLKNDFILLGAKPNPYPYILQSDIYVQTSRHEGYCLTLAEAKCLEKPIVTTNFIGAYEQIDNGYNGFIVGCTEDDVYKKLKYLIDDKYKRMEFKNNLSRQVLNGNEDFERFLSFVE, encoded by the coding sequence ATGAAAAAGAAGGTTTTATTTATGGTTTCTAGCATGAATATTGGTGGCGTTGAAAAATCATTGATTTCCCTATTATCGGCTATTCCAAAAGATAAATATGATATCACCCTTATGCTATTAGAGAAAAAAGGCGGATTTTTAGAATACATTCCTGAATGGGTTAAAGTAGAAGAATCTACATGGTTTAAAGATGTAAAACCAATAATCATGCAGCCACCTCAACAAACAGTTAAACATTTTCTTAATAAAAAGATGTTTCTAAAAGTTATTTCTTTTATTAATGCATATTTTATATCCAAGTACTTTAAAAATAGATACTTGTATTATCAAAATGTGTTAAAGGCTGTACCTAACAATCTAAATAAATATGACATTGCAATCTCCTACCAAGGTCCGACGGATATTATTGATTATTACATAGCAAATAAAGTATCTGCTAAAAAGAAAATATCTTGGGTTCACTTTGATGTATCTAAACATACGATCAACGAAAAATTGTATGAAAAATTATATCGGAGTTATGAAAAGATATATGTAGTATCAAAACAGGCTAAGAAGAACCTTATAGAAAAATTACCTGGTATAAATAAAAAAGTTGAAGTGTTTATGAATATAATTCCAAAAGAAGTTATAAAGGAAATGTCAAAAATCCCAGTGGGATTTGATAATGACTATAAAGGTCTTAAGATTGTAACAGTAGGAAGGCTTTCAAAGGAAAAGGGTCAAGATATTGCTATTAAAGTATTATCTCGATTAAGAAGTGAGGGGTATGAAGTCAGATGGTACTGTATTGGTGAAGGTATAGATGGTGCAGAGTATGAACAACTAATTCAAAGGTACAGTTTAAAAAATGATTTCATTCTTTTAGGAGCAAAACCCAACCCCTATCCGTATATCTTACAGTCTGATATTTATGTTCAAACATCTCGGCATGAAGGTTATTGTCTAACTTTAGCTGAAGCAAAGTGTTTAGAAAAACCTATTGTGACAACAAACTTTATTGGAGCATATGAACAGATTGATAATGGATATAACGGATTTATTGTAGGCTGCACTGAAGATGATGTTTATAAAAAGTTAAAATATTTAATTGATGATAAATATAAGCGAATGGAATTTAAAAATAATTTATCAAGGCAGGTTCTTAATGGAAACGAAGATTTTGAAAGGTTTCTATCCTTTGTTGAATAG
- a CDS encoding glycosyltransferase, producing the protein MKKSILFMLINMNVGGTEKALLNMISEMPKDNFDITLFMLEEYGGFLDSIPNCVNIVYLKGDDSLKVLLKRPLHISALHFLKNGKVIKALIIFFLYFITKITKERNLFFKYILREYPIGKIQYDIAVAYAGPMDFISYFIVHKVKAKKKIQWIHFDVTKIGFNKYFAEKIYKKFDKIFVVSKEGKDKLISVLPKINDKIDHFPNIVSTVLVEKMAEEGTGFEDQFEGVRILTVGRLSKEKGQDLTIPVLAKLKKEGFNVRWYCIGDGSARNEYEQLIKSYNLENDFILLGEQTNPYPYMKQCDIYVQPSRHEGYCITLAEARCFDNPIISTNFTGAAEQILNEETGILVSFDENQMYKAICRVLNDDKLRKKIKTNLQIDLINNKTAKEKIFNLAVDF; encoded by the coding sequence ATGAAAAAAAGTATACTTTTTATGCTCATAAATATGAATGTGGGTGGAACTGAAAAGGCGCTGCTTAATATGATATCAGAGATGCCGAAGGATAACTTTGATATAACTTTATTTATGCTAGAAGAGTACGGTGGGTTCCTGGATTCTATCCCTAATTGCGTAAATATAGTATATCTTAAAGGGGATGATAGCCTTAAGGTACTCTTAAAAAGACCTTTACATATATCAGCATTACATTTCTTAAAAAATGGCAAAGTCATAAAAGCTCTTATTATATTTTTTCTTTATTTTATTACTAAGATTACAAAAGAAAGGAATCTATTTTTTAAATATATTTTACGTGAATATCCAATAGGTAAAATTCAATATGACATTGCAGTAGCTTATGCTGGTCCTATGGACTTCATAAGCTATTTTATTGTCCACAAAGTTAAAGCTAAAAAGAAAATTCAATGGATTCATTTTGATGTAACAAAGATTGGGTTTAACAAGTATTTTGCAGAAAAAATATACAAGAAGTTTGATAAGATTTTTGTCGTATCAAAAGAAGGAAAAGATAAGTTGATTAGCGTGCTGCCAAAAATAAATGATAAAATTGACCATTTTCCAAATATTGTATCAACAGTGTTGGTTGAGAAAATGGCTGAAGAAGGCACGGGCTTTGAAGATCAGTTTGAAGGTGTACGTATCTTAACAGTTGGACGATTAAGTAAGGAAAAGGGTCAGGATTTAACCATTCCTGTACTTGCCAAACTGAAAAAAGAAGGATTTAATGTTAGGTGGTATTGTATAGGTGATGGAAGCGCAAGAAATGAATATGAACAACTTATAAAGTCGTATAATCTTGAAAACGACTTTATTCTATTAGGGGAACAAACTAATCCTTACCCATATATGAAACAGTGTGACATATATGTCCAGCCTTCCCGTCACGAAGGCTATTGTATCACTTTGGCTGAAGCAAGATGTTTTGATAATCCAATTATTAGCACAAATTTCACAGGTGCTGCTGAGCAAATATTGAATGAAGAAACAGGAATATTAGTCAGTTTTGATGAGAATCAAATGTATAAAGCTATTTGTAGAGTATTAAATGATGATAAATTAAGAAAAAAGATAAAGACAAACCTCCAAATAGATCTTATAAATAACAAAACAGCGAAAGAAAAGATATTTAATTTAGCGGTAGATTTTTAA
- a CDS encoding glycosyltransferase has protein sequence MKKNLLFVIDSLDCAGAEKSLVTLLSLLDYSKYSVDLMLFGHGGVFEKLVPKEVNILRPLEYTAFTKLNLKEAFFYSLRNFKFNLLVTRLNYSLRIRYQQYENSQIARIFWQSVSKVIESNPKIYDIAISYAQGVPTFYVAEKIIARKKIGWVNTSYRLNNQEKNFQKTYYDQYNKIIAVSKSAHDIFLETFPIYTNKIDILYDINNPDFINNMANVGQSFEDNFNGVRLLTIGRFDAGKGYDMALEACKKLKEKGINFRWYVMGKGPLIEVIKKSIKENNLCDHFILIGVKANPYPYIKNSDIYVQTSRFEGFGLAIAEARMLNIPVVTTRFDAVYNQMVDGKNGLVVDMNAEAICEGIIKLINDADLREEIIEYLQSEKKGNVEEIDKFYQLIG, from the coding sequence ATGAAAAAAAACCTATTATTTGTTATAGACTCATTAGACTGTGCAGGTGCAGAAAAGAGTTTGGTAACGCTATTATCACTTTTGGATTATTCTAAATACTCAGTGGACCTTATGTTATTTGGGCATGGTGGTGTCTTTGAGAAATTAGTTCCTAAAGAGGTAAATATTCTAAGACCTTTAGAATATACAGCATTCACTAAATTAAACTTAAAAGAAGCCTTCTTCTATTCTTTAAGAAACTTTAAATTTAATTTGCTAGTTACAAGACTTAATTACTCCCTTCGAATTCGTTACCAACAATATGAAAATTCACAAATAGCGAGGATTTTTTGGCAGAGTGTTTCTAAAGTTATTGAAAGTAATCCAAAGATTTATGATATTGCAATAAGTTATGCACAAGGGGTCCCAACTTTTTATGTAGCTGAAAAAATAATAGCAAGAAAAAAAATAGGATGGGTTAATACCAGTTATAGGTTAAATAATCAAGAGAAGAACTTCCAAAAAACATATTATGATCAATATAATAAAATAATAGCGGTCTCTAAATCAGCTCATGACATCTTTTTAGAAACATTTCCTATATACACCAATAAAATAGATATTTTATATGACATAAATAACCCTGACTTTATCAATAACATGGCTAATGTAGGGCAAAGTTTTGAAGATAATTTTAATGGTGTTAGACTTTTAACCATCGGACGATTTGATGCCGGAAAAGGTTATGATATGGCACTTGAAGCATGTAAAAAACTGAAAGAGAAAGGTATTAATTTTAGGTGGTATGTTATGGGAAAGGGTCCCCTTATAGAGGTAATCAAAAAAAGTATTAAAGAAAATAACCTTTGTGACCACTTTATTTTAATTGGTGTAAAAGCCAATCCATATCCATATATAAAAAATTCCGATATTTATGTTCAGACATCTAGGTTTGAAGGGTTCGGCCTTGCAATCGCAGAGGCACGAATGTTAAATATACCAGTTGTAACAACCAGGTTTGATGCCGTATATAATCAAATGGTAGATGGTAAAAATGGTCTTGTTGTTGATATGAACGCAGAGGCTATTTGTGAAGGGATAATAAAATTGATAAATGATGCTGATTTAAGGGAAGAAATAATTGAATACTTGCAATCTGAGAAAAAAGGGAATGTTGAAGAAATTGATAAGTTCTATCAGTTAATAGGGTGA
- a CDS encoding XRE family transcriptional regulator yields the protein MIGKNIYEIRKRRGLTLTELADRAGIAKSYLSNIERNLNKNPSVNVMEKLALVLDVELKELLNTEKPTETQNHQLDKEWLEFVTDLKNSGIDKEQLEEYKKLLEFIKWQNIKDLNN from the coding sequence ATGATAGGAAAAAATATTTATGAAATTCGCAAAAGAAGAGGTCTAACCTTAACAGAGCTTGCAGATAGGGCGGGGATTGCAAAGTCATATCTAAGCAATATCGAAAGAAACCTGAATAAAAATCCTTCGGTAAATGTAATGGAAAAACTGGCTTTGGTTTTGGATGTCGAGCTTAAGGAATTATTGAACACAGAGAAGCCAACCGAGACTCAAAATCACCAGCTTGATAAAGAATGGTTAGAATTTGTAACGGATTTAAAGAATTCGGGAATTGATAAGGAACAATTGGAAGAATATAAAAAATTACTGGAATTTATTAAATGGCAGAATATAAAGGATTTAAATAATTAA
- a CDS encoding DegT/DnrJ/EryC1/StrS family aminotransferase — protein sequence MIHTSNKSKIYLSPPHLSGNEIKYIQEAMESNWIAPLGPNVDAFEKEIAQYTGVNEAVAVSSGTAAIHLALSLLDVKKGDTVFCSSLTFVASANPILYQGAEPVFIDSEPETWNMSPEALERAFAEAARERKIPKAVIVVNLYGQSAKMDEILAISNRYDVPIIEDAAESLGSSYKGKPSGTFGKYGVFSFNGNKIITTSGGGMLISDDTELLKRARFLATQSRDPAPHYQHSQIGYNYRLSNILAGIGRGQMEVLDERVMARRLIFSQYFQELSHLPGLQFMPELENTFSNRWLTALTIDEHAAGVSSSTLLEALTDENIEARPVWKPLHLQPLFKDVKYYSHKVDQSVSDELFLSGICLPSGSNLSEEELTRVTECIKSTMKVKV from the coding sequence ATGATCCATACATCAAATAAAAGCAAAATTTATCTTTCACCGCCTCATTTATCCGGCAATGAGATCAAGTATATCCAGGAAGCGATGGAATCTAATTGGATCGCGCCGCTCGGACCTAATGTAGATGCTTTTGAAAAAGAAATAGCTCAGTATACAGGAGTCAATGAAGCAGTAGCTGTAAGTTCAGGGACAGCTGCAATTCATTTGGCTCTTTCTTTATTAGATGTAAAAAAAGGTGATACTGTTTTTTGTTCTTCACTTACATTTGTAGCAAGTGCCAACCCGATTCTTTATCAAGGAGCAGAACCTGTCTTTATCGACTCGGAGCCGGAAACGTGGAACATGTCTCCGGAAGCGCTTGAAAGAGCATTTGCAGAGGCAGCCAGAGAAAGAAAGATTCCAAAAGCGGTTATAGTGGTCAATTTATATGGACAAAGCGCAAAGATGGATGAAATTCTCGCTATTAGTAATAGATACGATGTTCCCATTATTGAAGATGCGGCTGAATCTCTTGGTTCAAGCTATAAAGGAAAGCCTAGTGGAACCTTTGGAAAGTATGGGGTATTTTCATTCAACGGGAATAAGATTATCACTACATCAGGCGGAGGAATGCTCATTTCAGATGATACAGAGTTATTAAAAAGAGCCCGCTTCCTGGCTACGCAGTCAAGAGATCCAGCCCCACATTATCAGCATAGCCAAATAGGATACAATTATAGGCTGAGCAATATTCTGGCAGGAATTGGCCGAGGTCAAATGGAGGTTTTAGATGAAAGAGTGATGGCACGAAGGTTAATATTCTCACAATATTTTCAAGAGCTCTCTCATCTTCCGGGCCTTCAGTTCATGCCAGAACTGGAAAACACATTCTCAAATCGCTGGCTCACCGCATTAACAATAGATGAACATGCAGCTGGTGTCTCATCAAGTACACTCTTGGAAGCTTTAACTGATGAAAATATTGAAGCCAGGCCAGTTTGGAAACCACTGCATCTGCAGCCGTTATTTAAAGATGTGAAATATTACTCTCATAAAGTAGACCAAAGTGTGTCAGATGAATTATTTTTGTCGGGCATATGCCTGCCTTCAGGATCAAATTTATCTGAAGAAGAACTCACAAGGGTAACTGAATGTATAAAAAGTACAATGAAAGTAAAGGTGTAG
- a CDS encoding acetyltransferase, with protein sequence MKLAIIGQGGHSKVIEDLISLNHNHKIVAYLDDKYEELHMKQEIFYGPILSAITLNDLFRELKFVIAIGNNKIRRLITESLQLSKENYATIIHPAAIISQRAEIDHGTVIMAGSVINAGARIGAHTIINTGAIVEHDNRLGDFVHISPNATLTGNVQIEDGVHVSAGATIIPGIAIGEWSVIGAGATVISNIPSHSTAVGVPAAVKTKQVIEGV encoded by the coding sequence ATGAAATTAGCCATAATTGGTCAAGGCGGACATAGCAAAGTTATTGAGGACCTTATTTCGTTAAATCACAACCATAAAATTGTTGCCTATCTGGATGATAAATATGAAGAATTACACATGAAACAGGAAATCTTTTATGGCCCCATTTTATCTGCTATAACACTAAACGATCTCTTTAGAGAATTGAAATTCGTAATAGCAATTGGAAATAACAAGATTCGAAGATTAATTACTGAAAGTCTCCAGCTTTCTAAAGAGAATTATGCAACAATTATCCATCCTGCTGCTATCATTAGCCAACGAGCAGAAATAGATCACGGTACAGTAATAATGGCTGGTTCTGTCATTAATGCTGGAGCCCGTATTGGTGCCCATACCATTATTAACACCGGTGCCATCGTAGAACATGACAATAGGCTGGGAGATTTTGTTCATATTTCTCCGAATGCAACCTTAACAGGAAACGTCCAAATTGAGGATGGCGTACATGTTAGTGCTGGAGCAACCATTATTCCAGGGATAGCAATTGGAGAATGGTCAGTTATTGGGGCCGGAGCAACTGTTATCAGTAATATTCCTTCCCATTCTACCGCTGTAGGAGTTCCAGCTGCAGTGAAAACAAAACAAGTGATTGAAGGTGTATAA